One window from the genome of Micromonospora aurantiaca ATCC 27029 encodes:
- a CDS encoding [protein-PII] uridylyltransferase, which yields MTSLTTAAAPTGDGAPVVNEVAGVPAGIGAAARSARADALDAWLCRAFPDRDGVALVAVGGLGRRQCAPYGDLDLVLLHAGVPGIDELAASLWYPIWDAGLRLDHSVRTVAEALSVAQDDVKVALGLLDARHVAGDPALTDQLSRTATDHWRRTAIRQLPGLREITSARWEAHGELAFLLEGDLKEASGGLRDVGILRAIATAGVTDALRPAVHAAHRRLLDTRDALHQQVGRRVDRLVAQERDGVARLLGAEDGDALLRLVAGDARTVSHALDDAWRAADRLRSGRHRAAPGRPLRRPVARDVVEQDGELVLARTAIGARPDPSLSLRVAAAAATTRLPIARATCEWLAAYCPPLPAPWPPAARAALITLLGAGPGLVPAWETCDRYGLIDRWLPEWTRMRSLPQHNPVHRFTLDRHLVQTAYEASRHTRDVERPDLLLLGAFLHDIGKGLDGDHSVVGAPPAEAVATRIGLPPAEAALIGTLVRLHLLLPDVATRRDLSDPKTVAGVAERVGDTGTLELLHALVRADAAATGPAAWSGWKGRLIAELVSRVRTTLDTGVVPAPPAPDPALVAGPLPVVHLGEDRVSVAAADRRGLLATVAGCLALHRLEVISADAATVDGRALVECRVQPRYGLAPDPIALSADLRRAVGGDVSVIQRLRGRALAARSQGAAPRVVWHREAATDAVLLELRAADAAGLLYRVTCALDDAGAQVRAARISTLGGDVVDAFYLVGGWPSDEERARIEAAVLAAV from the coding sequence GTGACCTCGTTGACCACGGCCGCCGCCCCCACCGGGGACGGCGCGCCCGTGGTCAACGAGGTCGCCGGCGTACCCGCAGGGATCGGCGCGGCGGCCCGGTCCGCGCGGGCCGACGCGCTCGACGCCTGGCTGTGCCGGGCCTTCCCGGACCGGGACGGGGTGGCGCTCGTCGCGGTGGGCGGGCTGGGCCGCCGTCAGTGCGCCCCCTACGGCGACCTCGACCTGGTGCTGCTGCACGCCGGGGTGCCCGGCATCGACGAGCTGGCCGCGTCGCTGTGGTATCCGATCTGGGACGCCGGACTGCGGCTGGACCACTCGGTGCGCACCGTCGCCGAGGCGCTGTCGGTCGCCCAGGACGACGTCAAGGTCGCCCTCGGCCTGCTCGACGCCCGGCACGTGGCGGGCGACCCGGCGCTCACCGACCAGCTCTCCCGTACCGCCACCGACCACTGGCGGCGGACCGCGATCCGCCAGCTCCCCGGCCTGCGCGAGATCACCTCCGCCCGCTGGGAGGCGCACGGCGAACTGGCGTTCCTGCTCGAAGGCGACCTCAAGGAGGCGTCCGGCGGGCTGCGCGACGTGGGCATCCTGCGCGCCATCGCCACCGCCGGGGTCACCGACGCGCTCCGCCCCGCCGTGCACGCGGCACACCGGCGGCTGCTGGACACCCGCGACGCGCTGCACCAGCAGGTGGGCCGCCGGGTCGACCGCCTGGTCGCCCAGGAACGCGACGGTGTGGCGCGCCTGCTCGGCGCCGAGGACGGCGACGCGCTGCTGCGGCTGGTGGCCGGCGACGCCCGCACGGTGAGCCACGCCCTCGACGACGCCTGGCGGGCCGCCGACCGGCTCCGCTCCGGCCGGCACCGCGCCGCGCCGGGCCGGCCGCTGCGCCGCCCGGTCGCCCGGGACGTGGTGGAGCAGGACGGCGAGCTGGTGCTCGCCCGTACCGCCATCGGGGCCCGCCCCGACCCGAGCCTGTCGCTGCGCGTGGCCGCCGCTGCCGCCACCACCCGGCTGCCGATCGCGCGGGCCACCTGCGAGTGGCTGGCCGCGTACTGTCCGCCGCTGCCCGCGCCCTGGCCACCGGCGGCCCGCGCCGCGCTGATCACCCTGCTCGGCGCCGGTCCCGGCCTGGTGCCCGCCTGGGAGACCTGCGACAGGTACGGGCTGATCGACCGCTGGCTGCCCGAGTGGACCCGGATGCGCAGCCTGCCCCAGCACAACCCGGTGCACCGGTTCACGCTCGACCGGCACCTGGTGCAGACCGCGTACGAGGCGAGCCGGCACACCCGCGACGTGGAACGACCTGACCTGCTGCTGCTCGGCGCGTTCCTGCACGACATCGGCAAAGGGCTGGACGGTGACCACTCGGTGGTCGGCGCGCCGCCGGCCGAGGCGGTCGCCACCCGGATCGGGCTGCCGCCGGCCGAGGCGGCGCTGATCGGCACGCTGGTCCGGCTGCACCTGCTGCTGCCCGACGTGGCCACCCGGCGCGACCTGTCCGATCCGAAGACCGTCGCCGGGGTCGCCGAGCGCGTCGGCGACACCGGCACGCTGGAACTGCTGCACGCCCTGGTCCGCGCAGACGCCGCCGCCACCGGCCCGGCGGCCTGGTCCGGCTGGAAGGGCCGGCTGATCGCCGAGCTGGTGAGCCGGGTGCGCACCACGCTGGACACCGGCGTGGTGCCCGCCCCGCCGGCCCCCGACCCGGCACTCGTGGCCGGGCCGCTGCCTGTCGTACACCTGGGGGAGGACCGGGTGTCGGTGGCCGCCGCCGACCGGCGCGGACTGCTCGCGACTGTCGCCGGGTGCCTGGCGCTGCACCGCCTGGAGGTGATCTCCGCGGACGCCGCCACCGTCGACGGCCGCGCCCTGGTCGAGTGCCGGGTGCAGCCGCGTTACGGGCTGGCCCCGGACCCGATCGCGCTCAGCGCCGACCTGCGCCGCGCGGTCGGCGGCGACGTCTCGGTCATCCAGCGGCTGCGCGGCCGGGCCCTGGCCGCGCGCAGCCAGGGCGCCGCCCCACGGGTGGTCTGGCACCGGGAGGCGGCCACCGACGCGGTCCTGCTGGAGCTGCGGGCCGCCGACGCGGCCGGACTGCTGTACCGGGTCACCTGCGCGCTGGACGACGCGGGCGCCCAGGTGCGGGCGGCCCGGATCTCGACGCTGGGCGGCGACGTGGTGGACGCGTTCTACCTGGTCGGCGGCTGGCCGTCGGACGAGGAACGGGCCCGGATCGAGGCCGCCGTGCTGGCCGCCGTGTAG
- the ffh gene encoding signal recognition particle protein: protein MFDTLSDRLSGIFTKLRGKGRLTDADIDATAREIRMALLEADVALPVVKGFIANVKERARGAEVSQALNPAQQIVKIVNEELINILGGEGRRLQFAKHPPTVIMLAGLQGSGKTTLAGKLARWLKSQGHQPLLVAADLQRPNAVGQLQVLGGRAGVEVYAPAPGNGVGDPVQVARDSIEHARRAARDIVIVDTAGRLGIDTEMMQQAANIRDAVQPDEVIFVIDAMVGQDAVRTAEAFRDGVGITGVVLSKLDGDARGGAALSVREVTGQPILFASTGEKLEDFDVFHPDRMASRILGMGDVLTLIEQAEAAFDTDQKEKMTAKLMGGETFTLEDFLDQLIAVRRMGPIANVLAMMPGMGQMKDQLAELDDKHFDRVTAIIRSMTPAERTTPKIINGSRRARIASGSGVTVMDVNQLLNRFADAQKMMKQMGGMMGLPGGGRRKATKSPKNKRKGTKGGGRPRTGAGMPGGFPGGMPQLPPGLDPGDLAGGQGLPPGFKLPKIDFNKLGKGGDKGPR from the coding sequence GTGTTTGACACCTTGAGTGACCGCCTGTCCGGGATCTTCACCAAGCTCCGCGGCAAGGGCCGGCTCACCGACGCCGACATCGACGCCACCGCGCGCGAGATCCGGATGGCGTTGCTGGAGGCCGACGTCGCCCTGCCGGTGGTCAAGGGCTTCATCGCGAACGTCAAGGAGCGGGCGCGCGGCGCCGAGGTCTCCCAGGCGCTCAACCCGGCGCAGCAGATCGTCAAGATCGTCAACGAGGAGCTGATCAACATCCTCGGCGGCGAGGGGCGGCGGCTCCAGTTCGCCAAGCACCCGCCGACCGTGATCATGCTGGCCGGCCTTCAGGGTTCCGGCAAGACGACGCTCGCCGGCAAGCTGGCCCGCTGGCTCAAGAGCCAGGGCCACCAGCCGCTGCTCGTCGCCGCCGACCTCCAGCGTCCCAACGCCGTCGGGCAGCTCCAGGTGCTCGGTGGCCGGGCCGGCGTCGAGGTGTACGCCCCGGCGCCCGGCAACGGCGTCGGCGACCCGGTGCAGGTGGCCCGCGACTCGATCGAGCACGCCCGCCGCGCCGCCCGGGACATCGTCATCGTCGACACCGCCGGCCGCCTCGGTATCGACACCGAGATGATGCAGCAGGCCGCGAACATCCGCGACGCGGTCCAGCCCGACGAGGTCATCTTCGTCATCGACGCCATGGTCGGCCAGGACGCGGTGCGCACCGCCGAGGCGTTCCGCGACGGCGTCGGCATCACCGGCGTGGTGCTGTCCAAGCTCGACGGCGACGCCCGCGGTGGCGCCGCGCTCTCCGTCCGCGAGGTGACCGGCCAGCCGATCCTGTTCGCCTCCACCGGCGAGAAGCTGGAGGACTTCGACGTCTTCCACCCGGACCGGATGGCCAGCCGGATCCTCGGCATGGGCGACGTCCTCACTCTGATCGAGCAGGCCGAGGCGGCCTTCGACACCGATCAGAAGGAGAAGATGACCGCCAAGCTGATGGGCGGGGAGACCTTCACGCTGGAGGACTTCCTCGATCAGCTCATCGCGGTCCGGCGGATGGGCCCGATCGCCAACGTGCTGGCCATGATGCCCGGCATGGGGCAGATGAAGGACCAGCTCGCCGAGTTGGACGACAAGCACTTCGACCGGGTCACCGCGATCATCCGGTCGATGACCCCGGCCGAGCGCACCACCCCGAAGATCATCAACGGCTCCCGCCGGGCCCGTATCGCCAGCGGTTCCGGCGTCACCGTCATGGACGTCAACCAGCTGCTCAACCGCTTCGCCGACGCGCAGAAGATGATGAAGCAGATGGGCGGCATGATGGGCCTGCCCGGCGGTGGCCGGCGCAAGGCGACCAAGTCGCCGAAGAACAAGCGCAAGGGCACGAAGGGCGGCGGGCGGCCGCGTACCGGCGCCGGCATGCCGGGCGGCTTCCCGGGCGGGATGCCGCAGCTCCCGCCGGGCCTGGACCCGGGTGACCTGGCCGGTGGGCAGGGCCTGCCGCCGGGCTTCAAGCTGCCGAAGATCGACTTCAACAAGCTCGGCAAGGGCGGCGACAAGGGCCCCCGCTAG
- a CDS encoding Uma2 family endonuclease: MTAAPILPERHEWTVDDLGELPKDLPYELINGRLIVPSPTALHQEICVELLLALRVNCPPEFLVSIDLSMRVDRRNEPRPDVVVIRRKHAGRSPVPVEDALLAVEVVSPTSHFRDLYDKAKVYSRSGVRSYWVVDPQHERIALTEYTLDGAAREYEQLAHTEDLFVTERPWKVSVDLPALTARRNDLLAVEED; encoded by the coding sequence ATGACCGCGGCCCCGATCCTGCCGGAGCGGCACGAGTGGACGGTCGACGACCTGGGCGAACTGCCCAAGGACCTTCCGTACGAACTGATCAACGGAAGGTTGATCGTGCCGTCACCCACCGCCCTGCACCAGGAGATCTGCGTCGAGTTGCTGCTCGCGCTGCGCGTCAACTGCCCGCCGGAGTTCCTGGTGAGCATCGACCTGTCCATGCGCGTGGACCGCCGCAACGAGCCGCGCCCCGATGTGGTGGTGATCCGGCGCAAGCACGCCGGCCGGTCGCCCGTCCCGGTCGAGGACGCGTTGCTCGCCGTCGAGGTCGTCTCGCCGACGTCGCACTTCCGCGATTTGTACGACAAGGCGAAGGTCTACTCCCGCTCCGGGGTCCGCTCCTACTGGGTGGTGGATCCGCAGCACGAGCGGATCGCACTCACCGAGTACACGCTCGACGGCGCCGCCCGCGAGTACGAGCAACTGGCACACACCGAGGACCTGTTCGTCACCGAGCGGCCGTGGAAGGTCTCGGTCGATCTGCCGGCGCTGACCGCGCGCCGTAACGACCTGCTCGCCGTCGAGGAGGACTGA
- a CDS encoding amidohydrolase family protein, with translation MALHVRGVFLPDDEVRDVWLVGDRVTFEPVPGAETVADGGFVLPGLTDAHCHIGIARGGSPITSLDQARELARIDRDAGVLAIRDAGSPYPYPELEDEPDLPRLARAGRHVAPPKRYLRDIGVEVGAAEVAATVAAQAAAGNGWVKLVGDWIDRGVGDLAPAWDADTMTAAVAAAHAAGVRAAVHTFSESAVEIMVRAGVDSVEHGTGLSLDLIDLMARQGTALVPTMINIRTFGHIAEQARPKFPGYADHMLALRDRFPEVVRAAHEAGVPIYVGTDAGGGIDHGLAAEEMLLLHEQAGMSATDVLAAASWRAREWLGFPGLVEGGLADLVVYPEDPRRDLRVVRTPSRIVLRGRVVR, from the coding sequence ATGGCTCTGCACGTGCGCGGTGTGTTCCTTCCCGACGACGAGGTCCGGGACGTCTGGCTGGTCGGCGACCGGGTCACCTTCGAACCGGTGCCCGGCGCCGAGACGGTGGCCGACGGCGGCTTCGTGCTGCCCGGCCTGACCGACGCGCACTGCCACATCGGCATCGCCCGCGGCGGCAGCCCGATCACCTCTCTCGACCAGGCGCGGGAACTGGCCCGGATCGACCGGGACGCCGGTGTGCTGGCGATCCGGGACGCCGGGTCGCCGTACCCGTACCCCGAACTGGAGGACGAGCCGGACCTGCCGCGGCTGGCCCGCGCGGGCCGGCACGTCGCACCGCCCAAGCGCTACCTGCGCGACATCGGCGTGGAGGTCGGCGCGGCGGAGGTCGCCGCGACGGTGGCCGCGCAGGCCGCGGCCGGCAACGGCTGGGTCAAGCTGGTCGGCGACTGGATCGACAGGGGCGTCGGCGACCTGGCGCCGGCCTGGGACGCCGACACCATGACCGCGGCGGTCGCCGCCGCGCACGCCGCCGGGGTACGCGCCGCGGTGCACACGTTCTCCGAGTCGGCCGTGGAGATCATGGTGCGGGCCGGTGTCGACTCGGTGGAGCACGGCACCGGGCTGAGCCTCGACCTGATCGACCTGATGGCCCGGCAGGGCACCGCGCTGGTCCCCACGATGATCAACATCCGGACGTTCGGCCACATCGCCGAGCAGGCCCGCCCCAAGTTCCCCGGGTACGCCGACCACATGCTCGCCCTGCGCGACCGCTTCCCCGAGGTGGTGCGCGCCGCGCACGAGGCGGGCGTGCCGATCTACGTCGGCACCGACGCGGGCGGCGGCATCGACCACGGCCTGGCGGCCGAGGAGATGCTGCTGCTGCACGAGCAGGCCGGCATGTCGGCCACGGACGTGCTCGCCGCCGCCTCCTGGCGGGCCCGGGAGTGGCTCGGCTTCCCCGGGCTCGTCGAGGGCGGCCTCGCCGACCTGGTGGTCTACCCCGAGGACCCGCGCCGCGACCTGCGTGTGGTCCGGACGCCCAGCCGGATCGTGCTGCGCGGCCGGGTCGTCCGCTGA
- a CDS encoding TetR/AcrR family transcriptional regulator encodes MSKPRNVTPVRETIVDAARSLTVTTGWAGVRMGAVASAAGVSRQTVYNEFGTKAGLGEALARHEVDRFVGQVRSALDEHDSDVRAAAYAAIHRTLASAAENPLVRAVLTSTRGGSEELLPYLTTRSELVLAEAAAALLEWTGERLPDADPAALAFAADSVVRLVVSHIVLPGGPVDETADRLADLAVRLFLMAATAR; translated from the coding sequence ATGTCTAAGCCGAGGAACGTCACTCCGGTGCGCGAGACGATCGTCGACGCCGCCCGTTCGCTGACCGTCACGACCGGCTGGGCCGGGGTCCGGATGGGTGCCGTCGCCAGCGCCGCAGGGGTGAGCCGGCAGACGGTCTACAACGAGTTCGGCACCAAGGCGGGCCTGGGCGAGGCGCTGGCCCGGCACGAGGTGGACCGGTTCGTCGGCCAGGTCCGGTCGGCGCTCGACGAGCACGACTCCGACGTCCGCGCGGCAGCGTACGCGGCGATCCACCGCACGCTCGCCTCGGCCGCCGAGAACCCGCTGGTCCGGGCGGTGCTGACCAGTACCCGGGGCGGCTCGGAGGAGCTTCTGCCGTACCTGACCACCCGGTCCGAGCTGGTGCTCGCCGAGGCCGCGGCGGCGCTGCTGGAGTGGACCGGCGAGCGCCTGCCGGACGCCGATCCGGCGGCCCTCGCGTTCGCCGCGGACAGCGTCGTACGTCTGGTGGTGAGCCACATCGTGCTGCCCGGGGGCCCGGTCGACGAGACCGCCGACCGGCTGGCCGACCTGGCGGTGCGCCTGTTCCTGATGGCGGCGACCGCCCGCTAG
- the proS gene encoding proline--tRNA ligase, with product MARVLTPRAEDFPRWYQDLIAKAKLADNGPVRGTMVIRPAGYAIWERMQAEMDARIKAAGAENAYFPLFIPESYLKREAEHVEGFSPELAVVTHGGGKQLAEPVVVRPTSETVIGEFMAKWIDSYRDLPLLLNQWANVVRWELRPRIFLRTSEFLWQEGHTAHATREDARAYARRILHEAYEDLMVNVLGIPVVVGLKTARERFAGATATYTCEGMMGDGKALQLGTSHELGQNFAKAFDISYSSAEGGREHAWTTSWGTSTRMLGGLIMCHGDDNGLRVPPKLAPVQAYVMIVKDGEGVAEAARKLHDALRDAGVRVALDDRTDTAFGRRAVDAELRGYPVRVEVGPRDLAAGNAVVVRRTDGSKAPTPVADVVGAVLAALEADQQALHDQALEFRRSRTVEVSTLAEAIEASATGWARVPWSAVGVEGEAEANAQGVTVRCLVRADGSVPDSEDEPDLVAILARAY from the coding sequence ATGGCACGCGTGCTCACTCCCCGTGCGGAGGACTTTCCCCGCTGGTACCAGGACCTGATCGCCAAGGCGAAGCTGGCCGACAACGGCCCGGTCCGGGGGACCATGGTGATCCGACCGGCCGGCTACGCCATCTGGGAGCGGATGCAGGCCGAGATGGACGCCCGGATCAAGGCGGCCGGCGCGGAGAACGCGTACTTCCCGCTGTTCATCCCGGAGAGCTACCTCAAGCGGGAGGCCGAGCACGTCGAGGGCTTCTCGCCGGAGCTGGCAGTCGTCACGCACGGTGGCGGCAAGCAGCTCGCCGAGCCGGTGGTGGTGCGCCCCACGAGCGAGACGGTCATCGGCGAGTTCATGGCCAAGTGGATCGACTCGTACCGTGACCTGCCGCTGCTGCTCAACCAGTGGGCGAACGTGGTCCGGTGGGAGCTGCGCCCGCGGATCTTCCTGCGTACCAGCGAGTTCCTCTGGCAGGAGGGGCACACCGCGCACGCGACCCGTGAGGACGCCCGCGCCTACGCGCGGCGAATCCTGCACGAGGCGTACGAGGACCTGATGGTCAACGTGCTCGGCATCCCGGTGGTGGTCGGCCTGAAGACCGCCCGGGAGCGCTTCGCCGGCGCCACCGCCACGTACACGTGCGAAGGCATGATGGGCGACGGCAAGGCACTCCAGCTGGGCACCAGCCACGAGCTGGGCCAGAACTTCGCCAAGGCGTTCGACATCAGCTACTCCTCGGCCGAGGGCGGCCGGGAGCACGCGTGGACCACCTCCTGGGGCACCTCCACCCGGATGCTCGGCGGTCTGATCATGTGCCACGGCGACGACAACGGGCTGCGGGTGCCGCCGAAGCTGGCGCCGGTCCAGGCGTACGTGATGATCGTCAAGGACGGCGAGGGCGTGGCGGAGGCGGCGCGAAAGCTTCACGACGCGCTGCGTGACGCCGGGGTGCGGGTGGCGCTCGACGACCGGACCGACACCGCGTTCGGCCGCCGCGCCGTCGACGCCGAGCTGCGCGGCTACCCGGTACGCGTCGAGGTAGGCCCGCGTGACCTGGCCGCCGGCAACGCGGTGGTGGTCCGGCGTACGGACGGCTCGAAGGCCCCGACGCCGGTGGCCGACGTGGTCGGCGCGGTCCTGGCCGCGCTGGAGGCCGACCAGCAGGCGCTGCACGACCAGGCACTGGAGTTCCGCCGGTCCCGCACCGTCGAGGTGTCGACGCTGGCCGAGGCGATCGAGGCGTCCGCCACCGGCTGGGCCCGGGTGCCGTGGTCGGCGGTCGGCGTCGAGGGCGAGGCCGAGGCGAACGCTCAGGGCGTGACGGTCCGCTGCCTGGTACGCGCCGACGGCTCGGTGCCGGACTCGGAGGACGAGCCCGACCTGGTGGCGATCCTCGCCCGCGCCTACTGA
- a CDS encoding DUF402 domain-containing protein, which translates to MRFEPGRLIMHRNVRNGRIGWVRSARVVSDDERGLVLWVAREAPVAHEVNAAGLGMRAVPFAEWVTSSYRLAQGLWNGPPVLKFLPTGAAHSVWWFRDAAGRFQNWYVNLEEPGVRWDDGTVAGVDMVDQDLDVVVHPDLSWEWKDEDEFAERLAFPEHYWVTDEKAVRAEGERVIRIAEAGEFPFDGTWCDFTPPVGWDVPDELPPGWDRPPVR; encoded by the coding sequence GTGCGGTTCGAGCCGGGGCGGCTGATCATGCACCGGAACGTGCGCAACGGCCGGATCGGCTGGGTCCGGTCGGCCCGCGTGGTCTCCGACGACGAGCGCGGCCTGGTGCTCTGGGTGGCGCGCGAGGCGCCCGTCGCGCACGAGGTGAACGCCGCCGGCCTGGGCATGCGGGCGGTGCCGTTCGCCGAGTGGGTGACGTCGTCCTACCGGCTCGCGCAGGGGCTGTGGAACGGCCCGCCGGTGCTGAAGTTCCTGCCCACCGGCGCGGCCCACTCGGTCTGGTGGTTCCGCGACGCCGCCGGCCGCTTCCAGAACTGGTACGTGAACCTGGAGGAGCCCGGCGTCCGCTGGGACGACGGCACGGTGGCCGGGGTCGACATGGTCGACCAGGATCTCGACGTCGTGGTCCACCCGGACCTGAGCTGGGAGTGGAAGGACGAGGACGAGTTCGCCGAGCGGCTGGCGTTCCCGGAGCACTACTGGGTGACCGACGAGAAGGCGGTACGCGCCGAGGGCGAGCGGGTGATCCGGATCGCCGAGGCGGGCGAGTTCCCGTTCGACGGCACCTGGTGCGACTTCACCCCACCCGTGGGATGGGACGTACCGGACGAACTTCCGCCGGGGTGGGACCGCCCGCCGGTGCGCTGA
- the rpsP gene encoding 30S ribosomal protein S16: MAVKIRLLRMGKIRNPQYRIVIADSRTKRDGRAIEFVGVYQPKEDPSVIEVKSERVQYWLSVGAQPSEAVQRLLELTGDWQKFKGLPAPPPLKVAPERADRKAAYEAEAKAAAGVADTPAKPAKKAAAKAEEPKAEAKAEEQTGAESGEQA; this comes from the coding sequence GTGGCCGTAAAGATCCGGCTCCTGCGGATGGGCAAGATCCGCAACCCGCAGTACCGCATCGTCATCGCCGACTCGCGTACCAAGCGTGACGGTCGTGCGATCGAGTTCGTCGGTGTGTACCAGCCGAAGGAAGACCCTTCGGTGATCGAGGTCAAGTCGGAGCGGGTCCAGTACTGGCTCTCGGTCGGCGCCCAGCCGAGCGAGGCCGTGCAGCGCCTGCTGGAGCTGACCGGTGACTGGCAGAAGTTCAAGGGCCTGCCCGCGCCGCCGCCGCTGAAGGTCGCCCCCGAGCGGGCCGACCGTAAGGCGGCGTACGAGGCCGAGGCGAAGGCCGCCGCCGGCGTGGCCGACACCCCGGCGAAGCCGGCCAAGAAGGCCGCCGCCAAGGCGGAGGAGCCGAAGGCCGAGGCCAAGGCCGAGGAGCAGACCGGTGCCGAGTCCGGCGAGCAGGCCTGA
- a CDS encoding RNA-binding protein: MPSPASRPDMPLRPALEHLVKGIVDHPDDVRVRMVDSRRGKRLEVRVHPEDLGTVIGRSGRTAKALRQVIGSIGGRGVRVDIVDSY; this comes from the coding sequence GTGCCGAGTCCGGCGAGCAGGCCTGACATGCCGCTGCGTCCCGCTCTGGAGCACCTGGTCAAGGGCATCGTCGACCACCCGGACGACGTCCGGGTGCGCATGGTCGACTCCCGTCGGGGCAAGCGCCTCGAAGTCCGCGTGCACCCCGAGGACCTCGGCACGGTGATCGGGCGGTCCGGCCGGACCGCCAAGGCGCTGCGCCAGGTGATCGGCTCCATCGGCGGGCGTGGGGTACGCGTCGACATCGTCGACTCGTACTGA
- the rimM gene encoding ribosome maturation factor RimM (Essential for efficient processing of 16S rRNA), with product MLLVVGRIGKPHGIRGEVTVEVRTDEPEARFAPGSVLTTEPGVVPSEPGAWRVPPTLTVESARWHQGRLLVAFEGVLERDVAEALRNTLLGVDSADVAPPEDPEEFHDHQLVGLTVVTRDGEHVGEVARIDHAPASEMLVLRRPEGRTALVPFVKAIVPEVDLAGGRVVVDLPGGLLDL from the coding sequence ATGCTTCTCGTCGTCGGCCGGATCGGTAAGCCGCACGGCATCCGCGGTGAGGTCACCGTGGAGGTGCGTACCGACGAGCCCGAAGCACGGTTCGCCCCCGGTTCGGTGTTGACCACCGAGCCGGGGGTGGTCCCGTCGGAGCCCGGCGCCTGGCGGGTGCCCCCGACGCTCACCGTCGAGTCGGCCCGCTGGCATCAGGGCCGTCTGCTCGTCGCCTTCGAGGGCGTGCTGGAGCGCGACGTCGCCGAGGCGCTGCGCAACACGCTGCTCGGCGTGGACAGCGCCGACGTCGCCCCGCCGGAGGACCCGGAGGAGTTCCACGACCACCAGCTGGTCGGGCTCACAGTGGTCACCCGCGACGGCGAGCACGTGGGCGAGGTGGCCCGCATCGACCACGCGCCCGCGTCCGAGATGCTGGTGCTGCGGCGCCCCGAAGGGCGTACCGCGCTGGTCCCGTTCGTCAAGGCGATCGTGCCCGAGGTGGATCTGGCCGGCGGTCGCGTCGTCGTCGACCTGCCCGGCGGCCTGCTCGACCTCTAG
- the trmD gene encoding tRNA (guanosine(37)-N1)-methyltransferase TrmD: MRVDIVSIFPEYFAPLDLSLIGKARANGTLRLAVHDLRTWTHDVHRTVDDTPYGGGPGMVMRPEPWGEALDALAPGELSPDGHTLPRLLVPSPAGVPFTQALAHELAAESHLLFACGRYEGIDQRVLDHAATRMPVTEVSLGDYVLFGGEVAVLVILEAVTRLLPGVLGNAGSLDEESHAHGLLEAPLYTKPASWRGLDVPEVLRSGDHARIDRWRRDESLLRTAARRPDMIGALAPETLDKRDRATLDRGGFSPPPGHVAK; this comes from the coding sequence ATGCGCGTCGACATCGTGTCGATCTTCCCCGAGTACTTCGCCCCGCTGGACCTGTCGCTCATCGGCAAGGCCCGCGCGAACGGCACGCTGCGGCTGGCCGTACACGATCTGCGGACCTGGACCCACGACGTGCACCGCACCGTCGACGACACGCCCTACGGCGGCGGTCCGGGCATGGTCATGCGGCCGGAGCCGTGGGGTGAGGCGCTGGACGCGCTGGCGCCGGGCGAGCTGAGCCCGGACGGGCACACGCTGCCCCGGCTGCTCGTGCCGTCGCCCGCGGGCGTCCCGTTCACCCAGGCCCTGGCGCACGAGCTGGCCGCCGAGTCGCACCTGCTGTTCGCCTGCGGCCGGTACGAGGGCATCGACCAGCGGGTGCTGGACCACGCGGCGACCCGGATGCCGGTGACCGAGGTCTCCCTCGGCGACTACGTGCTGTTCGGCGGCGAGGTGGCCGTGCTGGTGATCCTGGAGGCGGTCACCCGGCTGCTGCCCGGCGTGCTCGGCAACGCCGGGTCGCTGGACGAGGAGTCGCACGCGCACGGGCTGCTGGAGGCCCCGCTCTACACGAAGCCGGCGAGCTGGCGCGGGCTGGACGTGCCCGAGGTGCTGCGCTCCGGCGACCACGCCCGGATCGACCGCTGGCGGCGGGACGAGTCGCTGCTGCGGACGGCGGCCCGGCGCCCCGACATGATCGGCGCGCTGGCACCGGAGACGCTCGACAAGCGGGACCGGGCGACGCTGGACCGGGGCGGATTTTCCCCGCCACCGGGGCATGTGGCAAAGTAG
- the rplS gene encoding 50S ribosomal protein L19: protein MNILDALDAQSKRTDLPDFRAGDTVKVHARVVEGNRSRVQIFQGVVIRRQGDGLRETFSVRKVSFGVGVERTYPLNGPGIDRIEVVTRGDVRRAKLYYLRELRGKKAKIKELREKQPAN from the coding sequence ATGAACATCCTGGACGCCCTTGACGCCCAGTCGAAGCGTACCGACCTGCCCGACTTCCGTGCCGGTGACACCGTCAAGGTGCACGCGCGGGTCGTCGAGGGCAACCGCTCCCGGGTCCAGATCTTCCAGGGCGTCGTCATCCGCCGCCAGGGTGACGGCCTGCGCGAGACCTTCTCGGTCCGCAAGGTCAGCTTCGGTGTCGGCGTGGAGCGGACCTACCCGCTCAACGGCCCGGGCATCGACCGGATCGAGGTCGTGACCCGCGGTGACGTGCGTCGCGCCAAGCTCTACTACCTGCGTGAGCTGCGCGGCAAGAAGGCCAAGATCAAGGAGCTGCGGGAGAAGCAGCCGGCGAACTGA